One part of the Nitrospinota bacterium genome encodes these proteins:
- the hisH gene encoding imidazole glycerol phosphate synthase subunit HisH, with amino-acid sequence MPIVIADYDVGNLRSVQKAFERVGASAVVSRSPAGIKDATALVLPGVGAFAECMGNLEKYGLTGPVKDFIASGRPFLGICVGYQMLFEQSEEFGSCKGLGIFRGRCVRFGFKPSPGHKIPHMGWNQVNFRNKGKLFEGIADGTDFYFVHSYYPVPEDGIVTGMTEYGETFASSIESGNVFATQFHPEKSQNAGLALLRNFTKLAGG; translated from the coding sequence ATGCCGATAGTCATCGCCGATTACGACGTTGGGAACCTGCGGAGCGTCCAGAAAGCTTTCGAGCGGGTGGGCGCTTCCGCCGTCGTATCCCGGTCGCCAGCCGGCATCAAGGACGCAACGGCCCTTGTTTTGCCCGGGGTGGGCGCCTTCGCCGAGTGCATGGGAAACCTGGAAAAGTACGGGTTGACGGGACCGGTGAAGGACTTCATCGCCTCCGGCAGGCCGTTCCTTGGCATATGCGTCGGTTACCAGATGCTTTTCGAGCAGAGCGAGGAATTCGGCTCGTGCAAGGGGCTTGGGATATTCCGGGGCAGGTGCGTGAGGTTCGGCTTTAAGCCTTCGCCCGGCCATAAAATCCCGCACATGGGGTGGAACCAGGTGAACTTCCGCAACAAAGGAAAACTTTTCGAGGGGATCGCGGACGGGACCGATTTTTACTTCGTCCATTCATATTACCCCGTGCCGGAAGATGGCATCGTGACCGGGATGACGGAGTATGGCGAGACGTTCGCATCATCCATAGAAAGCGGGAATGTTTTCGCCACCCAGTTCCACCCGGAGAAAAGCCAGAATGCCGGGCTTGCGCTGCTGCGCAATTTCACAAAGCTTGCCGGGGGATGA
- the hisB gene encoding imidazoleglycerol-phosphate dehydratase HisB, with amino-acid sequence MSRTASVKRKTNETDISIQLDLDGAGTSAINTGVPFLDHMLDHLSRHSLIDMKVEAKGDLHIDGHHTVEDIGITLGQALSQAWGDKRGMTRYGFASIPMNESLVEVSLDVSGRPYCVFEASIPKGKVGEFDAELAEEFVRALVNSAGLTMHVDARRGTNLHHIVEAMFKAIARALGQAVRLDSRLEGAIPSTKGAL; translated from the coding sequence ATGAGCCGGACCGCATCGGTTAAAAGGAAGACAAACGAGACCGACATATCCATCCAGTTGGACCTGGACGGAGCCGGGACGTCGGCGATCAACACGGGCGTGCCCTTTTTGGATCACATGCTCGACCATCTTTCGCGCCACTCTCTCATAGACATGAAGGTGGAGGCGAAAGGAGACCTGCACATAGACGGGCATCACACGGTGGAGGACATCGGCATCACCCTGGGGCAGGCCCTTTCGCAGGCCTGGGGGGACAAGCGAGGGATGACCCGATATGGGTTCGCCTCCATACCGATGAACGAATCGCTGGTGGAGGTGAGCCTGGACGTTTCGGGGCGCCCCTATTGCGTGTTCGAGGCGAGCATACCTAAAGGCAAGGTAGGCGAGTTTGACGCTGAGCTGGCCGAGGAATTCGTCCGGGCGCTGGTGAACAGCGCGGGGCTGACCATGCACGTGGACGCGCGGAGGGGGACGAACCTGCATCACATAGTAGAAGCGATGTTCAAGGCCATCGCGCGGGCGCTGGGCCAGGCCGTGCGGCTGGACAGCCGGCTTGAAGGGGCCATCCCCTCCACAAAAGGCGCGCTGTAG